A region from the Methanobacterium bryantii genome encodes:
- a CDS encoding ABC transporter permease yields the protein MSELEGIYTIWLRETKRYVRYRSRILTSVVTPLLWLLIFGTGLGSAIRFGGILGGYQAFIYPGIIGQTILFTTIFSGLSVIMDRQYGFLKEIMVAPISRPSIVLGKSMGIGTAALIQGVILLLLSFVVGVQMTVFAFISSVVLIILISLGFAGLGLLIATLTDSMEGFNLIMSFIVLPIFLLSGALFPVTGLPTWLQFAVYLDPLTYGVDALRSVILNQSALPLEISILVISAFALLMIFVSAYMFTKKEQGLM from the coding sequence ATGTCTGAACTGGAGGGAATATATACCATCTGGCTTAGGGAAACCAAAAGATATGTCAGATACCGCTCAAGAATTTTGACTTCAGTAGTAACTCCTCTCTTATGGCTTTTGATATTTGGAACTGGTTTAGGCTCTGCGATACGTTTTGGAGGAATTCTGGGAGGATATCAGGCTTTTATTTATCCAGGTATCATTGGGCAGACAATTTTGTTTACCACTATATTTTCAGGATTATCTGTAATCATGGACAGGCAGTATGGGTTTTTAAAAGAAATAATGGTGGCCCCAATATCCCGCCCATCTATTGTGCTGGGTAAATCAATGGGTATAGGCACAGCTGCTTTGATCCAGGGAGTTATTTTGCTGCTGCTGTCATTTGTAGTTGGAGTTCAAATGACAGTCTTTGCATTCATAAGTAGTGTTGTGCTGATAATCCTTATATCACTGGGATTTGCAGGTTTAGGATTATTAATTGCTACATTAACCGACAGCATGGAAGGATTCAACCTGATAATGAGTTTCATTGTGCTACCAATATTTCTTTTAAGCGGAGCACTTTTCCCTGTAACTGGACTTCCTACATGGCTCCAATTTGCAGTATACTTAGATCCGCTTACATATGGAGTCGATGCACTTAGAAGTGTTATTTTAAATCAATCTGCACTTCCACTAGAGATTAGTATACTGGTGATATCTGCATTTGCACTGCTAATGATCTTTGTGTCTGCTTACATGTTTACCAAAAAAGAACAGGGATTGATGTAG